The DNA region TCGGATCAGAGCGGAGCCCAAGGGCTACGCCCCTTCGCGGCGTCGGCCTATAACCACTGCGTGAGCAAACCAACCGGCGCCCGCGTCATCCTCCGCAACCTCGCGACCGCCTGCTTCCGCTGGGCGTTGCTGATTGTTGTCTGCGTCCTGATCGCTATCGGCCTGGCCGTCCTCGGATGTGCCCCCCACGTGCTGCTGGGTTACGGCCTCGGCGGCGTAGGCGCGTTCGGCGCCGCGGCCGTGGTTGTGATGCTGATGGGGGTAGCGCTCGCATTGCTCTCTTGGAGCTTCGGGCCGAAGCGGCTGCTGCTTTCTCTGCTGCTGTTGTTCGTTGGGGCGTCGCTGTTGCTGACCTTCCCGCCAAAGTGGGCCATCCGCTGCTTCGAAGAACCCGGCGGGCCCGTGTTCTTCTTGCCGACCGCGGAGCCGCTCGCGGCGCTCACGATCGACGACGGCGTTGACCCCGCCACCACACCCTTGATCTTGGAGGTGCTCCGCACCACCGGCGCCCGTGCGACGTTCTTCGTGCTGGCCGAGTCGGCCGAGGCGCACCCCGAGCTGGTCGAGCAGATCGTCCGCGAAGGGCACGAGCTCGGCAACCATCAGAT from Pirellulimonas nuda includes:
- a CDS encoding polysaccharide deacetylase family protein — protein: MSKPTGARVILRNLATACFRWALLIVVCVLIAIGLAVLGCAPHVLLGYGLGGVGAFGAAAVVVMLMGVALALLSWSFGPKRLLLSLLLLFVGASLLLTFPPKWAIRCFEEPGGPVFFLPTAEPLAALTIDDGVDPATTPLILEVLRTTGARATFFVLAESAEAHPELVEQIVREGHELGNHQIRDVPAVTLTPDELARQLNDADAILRRFGPVRWLRPGGGFVNDDVKRVAKRLDCQIALGSAFPMDPYIHSPRFVAAYLLGRVQPGAIVVLHDCGARGERTATALAAAIPQIEAQGIKLVTLSELAEASRN